The proteins below are encoded in one region of Citrobacter enshiensis:
- a CDS encoding aminopeptidase: MFSALRHRTATLALGVCFILPAHATSPNTGTIANTQARHIATFFPGRMTGSPAEMLSADYLRQQFEQMGYRSDIRTFNSRYIYTARDNRKNWHNITGSTVIAAHEGKVPQQIIIMAHLDTYAPQNDADADANLGGLTLQGIDDNAAGLGVMLELAERLKDVPTEYSIRFIATSGEEEGKLGAENLLKRMSATEKKNTLLVINLDNLIVGDKLYFNSGQKTPEAVRKLTRDRALAIARHHGIAASSNPGFNKNYPKGTGCCNDAEVFDKAGIAVLSVEATNWNLGKKDGYQQRAKTASFPAGNSWHNVRLDNQQHIDKALPGRIEHRSRDVVRIMLPLVKELAKAEKA, encoded by the coding sequence ATGTTTTCCGCATTGCGCCACCGTACCGCTACCCTGGCGCTCGGCGTATGCTTTATCCTTCCCGCACACGCGACGTCGCCGAACACTGGCACTATTGCAAATACCCAGGCTCGACATATTGCGACCTTTTTTCCAGGACGAATGACCGGTTCTCCCGCGGAAATGCTGTCTGCCGATTATCTTCGTCAGCAATTTGAACAGATGGGATATCGCAGTGATATTCGGACGTTTAATAGTCGTTATATTTATACCGCCAGGGACAATCGCAAAAACTGGCATAACATTACGGGCAGTACTGTTATTGCCGCGCATGAAGGTAAAGTGCCACAGCAGATTATTATTATGGCGCACCTGGATACCTACGCACCGCAAAACGATGCGGACGCCGATGCCAATCTTGGCGGACTGACGTTACAGGGCATTGACGATAACGCCGCAGGGTTGGGCGTCATGCTGGAACTGGCGGAAAGACTGAAGGATGTTCCCACCGAATACAGTATTCGCTTTATCGCCACCAGCGGCGAAGAAGAAGGAAAACTGGGCGCCGAAAACCTGCTTAAGCGGATGAGCGCCACCGAGAAGAAAAATACGCTGCTGGTGATCAATCTCGATAACCTGATCGTCGGCGATAAGCTCTACTTCAATAGCGGGCAAAAAACCCCGGAAGCGGTGCGTAAACTGACGCGCGATCGCGCCCTGGCTATCGCCCGTCATCATGGCATTGCCGCCAGCTCCAACCCCGGTTTTAACAAGAACTATCCAAAAGGAACAGGATGCTGCAACGATGCAGAGGTTTTCGACAAAGCGGGGATCGCGGTGCTCTCTGTTGAAGCCACTAACTGGAATCTGGGCAAAAAAGACGGTTATCAGCAACGTGCGAAAACCGCCTCTTTCCCTGCCGGGAATAGCTGGCACAATGTGCGGCTGGATAACCAGCAGCATATCGACAAGGCGCTGCCTGGACGCATTGAGCATCGTAGCCGCGACGTGGTTCGCATCATGCTACCGCTGGTGAAAGAGCTGGCAAAAGCAGAGAAAGCCTAG
- the ftsB gene encoding cell division protein FtsB — translation MGKLTLLLLALLVWLQYSLWFGKNGLHDYSRVNDDVVAQQDTNAKLKARNDQLFAEIDDLNGGQEAIEERARNELSMTKPGETFYRLVPDASKRAQTAGQNNR, via the coding sequence ATGGGTAAACTAACGCTGCTGTTGCTGGCTTTACTGGTCTGGCTGCAGTATTCACTGTGGTTCGGTAAGAACGGCTTACACGACTATAGCCGCGTCAATGATGACGTCGTCGCGCAGCAAGATACAAATGCGAAGCTCAAAGCGCGTAACGATCAGCTTTTTGCCGAAATTGACGATCTTAATGGCGGCCAGGAAGCCATCGAAGAGCGTGCTCGTAACGAACTGAGTATGACTAAACCGGGCGAAACCTTTTATCGTCTGGTGCCTGACGCGTCTAAGCGCGCTCAGACGGCGGGGCAAAACAATCGATAA
- the queD gene encoding 6-carboxytetrahydropterin synthase QueD: MTTTLFKDFTFEAAHRLPHVPAGHKCGRLHGHSFMVRLEITGEVDPHTGWIIDFAELKAAFKPTYDRLDHYYLNDIPGLENPTSEVLAHWIWDQVKPVVPLLSAVMVKETCTAGCIYRGE, encoded by the coding sequence ATGACCACCACCCTGTTTAAAGATTTCACCTTCGAAGCCGCCCACCGCCTGCCGCATGTACCTGCCGGGCATAAATGTGGCCGTCTGCACGGTCATTCGTTCATGGTGCGACTCGAAATTACCGGTGAAGTGGATCCGCATACGGGTTGGATCATCGATTTCGCCGAACTCAAAGCGGCGTTCAAACCGACCTACGATCGTCTGGATCACTACTATCTGAACGATATCCCTGGTCTGGAGAATCCGACCAGTGAAGTGCTGGCGCACTGGATTTGGGACCAGGTTAAACCTGTCGTCCCTCTGCTAAGCGCGGTGATGGTGAAAGAAACCTGCACAGCGGGCTGCATTTATCGCGGCGAGTAA
- the cysI gene encoding assimilatory sulfite reductase (NADPH) hemoprotein subunit — translation MSEKHPGPLVVEGKLTDAERMKLESNYLRGTIAEDLNDTLTGGFKGDNFLLIRFHGMYQQDDRDIRAERAEQKLEPRHAMLLRCRLPGGVITTKQWQAIDKFAHDNTIYGSIRLTNRQTFQFHGILKKNVKPVHQMLHSVGLDALATANDMNRNVLCTSNPYESELHAEAYEWAKKISEHLLPRTRAYAEIWLDQEKVATTDEEPILGQTYLPRKFKTTVVIPPQNDIDLHANDMNFVAIAENGKLVGFNLLVGGGLSIEHGNKKTYARTASEFGYIPLEHTLAVAEAVVTTQRDWGNRTDRKNAKTKYTLERVGVDTFKAEVERRAGITFAPIRPYEFTGRGDRIGWVKGIDNKWHLTLFIENGRILDYPGRPLKTGLLEISKIHKGEFRITANQNLIIAGVPESQKAKIEKLARDSGLMNSVTPQRENSMACVSFPTCPLAMAEAERFLPTFIDNIDTLMAKHGVSDEHIVMRVTGCPNGCGRAMLAEVGLVGKAPGRYNLHLGGNRIGTRIPRMFKENITEPEILASLDELIGRWVKEREAGEGFGDFTVRAGIIRPVLDPARDFWE, via the coding sequence ATGAGCGAAAAACACCCTGGGCCTTTAGTGGTCGAAGGCAAACTGACGGACGCCGAGCGCATGAAGCTGGAAAGCAACTACCTGCGCGGCACTATTGCAGAAGATTTGAATGACACGCTTACCGGCGGTTTCAAAGGCGACAACTTCCTGCTGATCCGCTTCCACGGCATGTATCAGCAGGATGACCGCGATATCCGCGCCGAGCGTGCCGAACAGAAGCTGGAGCCGCGTCATGCGATGCTGCTGCGCTGTCGTCTGCCGGGTGGGGTGATCACCACCAAACAGTGGCAGGCGATTGATAAATTCGCCCATGACAACACCATCTACGGCAGCATCCGTCTGACTAACCGCCAGACTTTCCAGTTCCACGGCATTTTGAAGAAGAACGTGAAACCAGTGCATCAGATGCTGCACTCGGTGGGGCTGGACGCGCTGGCAACCGCCAACGACATGAACCGTAACGTGCTCTGTACGTCGAACCCGTATGAGTCCGAACTGCACGCTGAAGCCTACGAATGGGCGAAGAAGATCTCTGAGCATCTGCTGCCGCGCACCCGCGCCTATGCGGAGATCTGGCTCGATCAGGAGAAGGTTGCGACCACCGATGAAGAACCGATCCTCGGCCAGACCTATCTGCCGCGTAAGTTCAAAACCACGGTAGTGATCCCGCCGCAGAACGACATCGATCTGCACGCCAACGACATGAATTTCGTGGCGATTGCCGAAAACGGCAAACTGGTGGGCTTTAACCTGCTGGTGGGCGGTGGGCTTTCCATCGAACACGGCAACAAAAAAACCTACGCCCGTACGGCGAGCGAATTTGGCTATATTCCGCTGGAGCACACGCTGGCGGTGGCGGAAGCAGTGGTCACTACCCAGCGCGACTGGGGCAACCGTACCGACCGTAAAAACGCGAAAACCAAATACACGCTGGAGCGCGTTGGCGTTGACACCTTCAAAGCGGAGGTTGAACGTCGCGCGGGCATCACGTTTGCGCCGATCCGCCCGTATGAATTTACTGGGCGTGGCGATCGTATCGGCTGGGTAAAAGGCATCGACAATAAATGGCATCTGACGCTGTTTATTGAGAACGGCCGTATTCTGGATTATCCGGGGCGTCCGCTGAAAACCGGTCTGCTGGAGATCTCGAAGATCCACAAAGGCGAGTTTCGAATCACTGCCAACCAGAATCTGATCATCGCCGGGGTGCCAGAGAGCCAGAAAGCGAAGATCGAAAAACTGGCGCGCGATAGCGGCCTGATGAACTCGGTCACGCCGCAGCGCGAAAACTCAATGGCCTGCGTGTCGTTCCCGACCTGTCCGCTGGCGATGGCGGAAGCAGAGCGTTTCCTGCCAACGTTTATCGATAATATCGACACGCTGATGGCGAAGCACGGCGTCAGCGACGAACATATTGTGATGCGTGTTACCGGGTGTCCGAACGGTTGCGGTCGCGCCATGCTGGCAGAAGTCGGCCTGGTCGGGAAAGCGCCAGGGCGTTACAACCTGCACCTGGGCGGTAATCGCATCGGGACGCGCATCCCACGGATGTTCAAAGAGAATATCACCGAGCCGGAAATTCTGGCCTCTCTCGATGAGCTGATTGGGCGCTGGGTGAAAGAGCGTGAAGCGGGTGAAGGCTTCGGTGACTTTACGGTGCGTGCGGGCATCATTCGCCCGGTGCTCGACCCGGCCCGCGATTTTTGGGAATAG
- the cysD gene encoding sulfate adenylyltransferase subunit CysD, with protein MDQKRLTHLRQLEAESIHIIREVAAEFSNPVMMYSIGKDSSVMLHLARKAFYPGSLPFPLLHVDTGWKFREMYEFRDRTAKTYGCELLVHKNPEGVAMGINPFVHGSAKHTDIMKTEGLKQALNKYGFDAAFGGARRDEEKSRAKERIYSFRDRFHRWDPKNQRPELWHNYNGQINKGESIRVFPLSNWTEQDIWQYIWLENIEIVPLYLAAERPVLERDGMLMMIDDNRIDLQPGEVIKKRMVRFRTLGCWPLTGAVESNAQTLPEIIEEMLVSTTSERQGRVIDRDQAGSMELKKRQGYF; from the coding sequence ATGGACCAAAAACGACTCACCCACCTGCGGCAGCTGGAAGCGGAAAGCATCCATATCATCCGCGAGGTGGCCGCCGAATTCTCTAACCCGGTGATGATGTATTCCATCGGTAAAGATTCCAGCGTGATGCTGCATCTGGCGCGTAAAGCGTTTTATCCAGGCTCGCTGCCGTTCCCGCTGCTGCATGTTGATACTGGCTGGAAATTCCGCGAGATGTATGAATTTCGTGACCGCACCGCCAAAACCTACGGCTGCGAATTGCTGGTCCACAAAAATCCGGAAGGGGTGGCGATGGGGATTAACCCCTTCGTCCACGGCAGCGCGAAACATACCGACATCATGAAAACCGAAGGGCTGAAACAGGCGCTGAATAAATACGGTTTTGATGCCGCATTTGGCGGAGCGCGTCGCGATGAAGAGAAATCACGCGCCAAAGAACGTATCTATTCCTTCCGCGATCGCTTTCATCGCTGGGACCCGAAGAACCAGCGCCCGGAACTGTGGCACAACTACAACGGGCAGATAAACAAAGGCGAAAGCATTCGTGTCTTCCCGCTCTCCAACTGGACTGAGCAGGATATCTGGCAGTACATCTGGCTGGAAAATATTGAGATCGTCCCGCTGTATCTGGCGGCTGAACGCCCGGTGCTGGAGCGTGACGGCATGCTGATGATGATCGATGACAACCGGATCGATCTGCAGCCTGGTGAAGTGATCAAAAAGCGGATGGTGCGCTTCCGTACGCTGGGCTGCTGGCCGCTGACGGGCGCGGTGGAGTCGAATGCGCAAACGCTGCCGGAGATCATCGAAGAGATGCTGGTTTCAACCACCAGCGAACGTCAGGGGCGCGTGATCGACCGCGACCAGGCGGGCTCCATGGAGCTGAAGAAACGTCAGGGGTATTTCTAA
- the cysH gene encoding phosphoadenosine phosphosulfate reductase, with protein MSVFDLQALNALPKVERVMALAEINSQLEKRDAEERVAWALENLPGEYVLSSSFGIQAAVSLHLVNQIRPDIPVILTDTGYLFPETYQFIDELADKLRLNLKVYRATESAAWQEARYGKLWEQGVEGIEKYNEINKVEPMNRALKDLNAQTWFAGLRREQSGSRAHLPVLALQRGIFKVLPIIDWDNRTVYQYLQKHGLKYHPLWDQGYLSVGDTHTTRKWEPGMAEEETRFFGLKRECGLHEG; from the coding sequence ATGTCCGTATTCGATTTACAGGCGTTGAACGCGCTGCCGAAAGTTGAGCGGGTGATGGCGTTGGCGGAAATCAACAGCCAGCTGGAAAAACGGGACGCTGAAGAGCGCGTGGCGTGGGCGCTGGAGAATCTGCCCGGCGAATACGTGCTCTCTTCCAGCTTCGGCATCCAGGCGGCAGTCAGCCTGCATCTGGTCAATCAGATCCGCCCGGATATCCCGGTGATCCTCACCGATACCGGCTATCTGTTCCCGGAAACCTACCAGTTTATTGATGAATTAGCAGACAAGCTCAGGCTGAACCTGAAGGTCTACCGCGCGACGGAGAGCGCCGCGTGGCAGGAAGCGCGCTACGGTAAGTTGTGGGAGCAGGGTGTTGAAGGCATTGAGAAATACAATGAAATCAACAAAGTGGAACCGATGAATCGGGCGTTAAAAGATCTTAACGCACAAACCTGGTTTGCTGGCCTACGCCGCGAGCAGTCCGGCAGTCGCGCACATTTGCCGGTGTTGGCTCTTCAGCGTGGGATCTTTAAAGTGCTGCCGATTATCGACTGGGACAACCGTACGGTTTATCAGTACCTGCAAAAACATGGCCTGAAATATCACCCGCTGTGGGATCAGGGGTATCTGTCGGTCGGTGACACTCACACCACTCGCAAATGGGAACCCGGAATGGCCGAGGAGGAAACCCGTTTCTTCGGACTCAAGCGCGAGTGCGGACTGCACGAAGGTTGA
- the cysJ gene encoding NADPH-dependent assimilatory sulfite reductase flavoprotein subunit, with translation MTTQAPPSALLPLNPEQLARLQAAATDLTPTQLAWVSGYFWGMLNQQPGSAAMAPAPAAEMPGITLLCASQTGNARRVAEALRDDLLAAKLCVTLVNAGDYKFKQIANEKLLIVIASTQGEGEPAEEAVALHKFLFSKKAPKLDGTAFAVFGLGDTSYEFFCQSGKDFDSKLAELGAERLLDRVDADVEYQPAACEWRARVVEVLKARAPVATPSLSVATGAVNEIHSSPYTKEAPLTASLSVNQKITGRDSEKDVRHIEIDLGDSGLRYQPGDALGVWYQNDSALVKEIVELLWLKGDEPVTVEGKILPLSDALAWHFELTVNTANIVENYATLTRSESLLPLVGDKAKLQHYAATTPIVDMVRFSPAQLDAEALAGLLRPLTPRLYSIASSQAEVESEVHVTVGVVRYDIEGRARAGGASSFLADRIEEEGEVRVFIEHNDNFRLPANPETPVIMIGPGTGIAPFRAFMQQRAADEAPGKNWLFFGNPHFTEDFLYQVEWQRYVKEGVLNRIDLAWSRDQKQKIYVQDKLREQGAELWRWINDGAHLYVCGDANRMAKDVEQALLDVIAEFGGMDAEAADEFLSELRVERRYQRDVY, from the coding sequence ATGACGACACAGGCCCCACCTTCCGCTTTGCTTCCGCTGAACCCGGAGCAACTGGCACGCCTTCAGGCGGCCGCGACCGATCTCACGCCTACGCAGCTTGCGTGGGTTTCCGGCTATTTCTGGGGCATGCTCAATCAGCAACCCGGTTCGGCGGCTATGGCACCTGCTCCTGCGGCTGAAATGCCGGGCATCACGTTGCTTTGCGCATCGCAAACGGGCAATGCGCGCCGTGTGGCCGAAGCCCTGCGCGACGATCTGCTGGCGGCAAAACTCTGCGTCACGTTGGTCAATGCGGGCGACTACAAATTCAAACAGATCGCCAATGAAAAACTGCTGATCGTTATTGCGTCGACGCAGGGGGAAGGGGAGCCGGCAGAAGAAGCCGTCGCACTGCATAAATTCCTGTTCTCGAAAAAAGCGCCAAAACTCGACGGCACCGCGTTCGCAGTCTTTGGTCTCGGCGATACCTCCTATGAGTTTTTCTGCCAGTCCGGTAAAGATTTTGACAGCAAACTGGCGGAACTTGGCGCAGAGCGCCTGCTGGACAGGGTTGATGCCGATGTGGAATACCAGCCAGCCGCATGCGAGTGGCGTGCACGGGTGGTAGAGGTACTGAAAGCGCGTGCGCCGGTTGCCACACCTTCACTGTCGGTTGCGACAGGGGCGGTCAACGAAATTCATAGCAGTCCGTATACCAAAGAAGCGCCGCTTACCGCGAGCCTTTCCGTTAATCAGAAAATTACTGGTCGTGATTCTGAAAAAGACGTGCGTCATATCGAAATCGATTTAGGCGATTCCGGCCTGCGTTATCAGCCTGGCGATGCGCTGGGCGTCTGGTATCAAAACGATTCGGCGCTGGTCAAAGAGATTGTGGAACTGCTGTGGCTGAAAGGGGATGAACCCGTCACCGTCGAGGGCAAAATTCTGCCGCTTTCAGACGCATTGGCGTGGCATTTTGAACTGACGGTCAACACCGCCAATATCGTTGAAAACTATGCCACGCTGACGCGCAGTGAATCGCTGCTGCCGCTGGTGGGCGATAAAGCGAAGTTGCAGCACTATGCCGCGACCACGCCGATAGTCGATATGGTGCGTTTCTCTCCGGCGCAACTGGACGCTGAAGCGTTAGCAGGTCTGCTGCGTCCGCTGACGCCGCGTTTGTACTCCATCGCCTCGTCGCAGGCGGAGGTGGAGAGCGAAGTGCACGTTACCGTTGGCGTGGTGCGCTATGACATCGAAGGCCGGGCCCGTGCCGGTGGCGCCTCCAGCTTCCTCGCCGATCGCATAGAGGAAGAGGGTGAAGTACGTGTATTCATCGAACACAACGACAACTTCCGTCTGCCTGCCAACCCGGAGACGCCGGTTATCATGATTGGCCCGGGTACCGGTATCGCGCCGTTCCGCGCCTTTATGCAGCAGCGTGCGGCGGATGAAGCGCCGGGCAAAAACTGGCTGTTTTTTGGCAACCCGCACTTTACGGAAGATTTCCTTTACCAGGTCGAATGGCAGCGCTACGTCAAAGAGGGCGTGCTGAACCGCATCGATCTGGCCTGGTCCCGCGACCAAAAACAAAAAATATACGTACAAGACAAACTGCGCGAACAGGGCGCGGAACTGTGGCGCTGGATCAATGATGGTGCCCACCTTTATGTCTGCGGCGACGCTAATCGCATGGCGAAAGACGTTGAACAGGCTTTGCTGGACGTGATTGCTGAATTCGGCGGTATGGACGCCGAAGCAGCGGATGAATTTTTAAGTGAGCTGCGCGTTGAGCGCCGTTATCAGCGAGATGTCTACTAA
- the ispF gene encoding 2-C-methyl-D-erythritol 2,4-cyclodiphosphate synthase, whose protein sequence is MRIGHGFDVHAFGGVGPIIIGGVRIPYEKGLLAHSDGDVALHALTDALLGAAALGDIGKLFPDTDPAFKGADSRELLREAWRRIQAKGYTLGNVDVTIIAQAPKMLPHIPQMRVFIAEDLGCHMDDVNVKATTTEKLGFTGRGEGIACEAVALLIKATK, encoded by the coding sequence ATGCGAATTGGACACGGTTTTGACGTACACGCCTTTGGTGGCGTTGGCCCAATTATCATTGGTGGCGTGCGTATTCCGTATGAAAAAGGGTTACTGGCGCATTCGGATGGCGATGTTGCGCTGCATGCGTTGACCGACGCGTTGTTAGGGGCGGCGGCGCTGGGGGATATCGGTAAACTTTTCCCTGACACCGATCCGGCCTTTAAAGGGGCGGACAGCCGTGAACTGCTGCGAGAAGCCTGGCGTCGCATTCAGGCCAAAGGCTACACCCTGGGTAACGTGGATGTGACCATCATTGCCCAGGCGCCGAAGATGTTGCCGCATATTCCGCAAATGCGCGTGTTCATTGCCGAAGATCTCGGCTGCCATATGGATGACGTTAACGTTAAAGCGACCACCACGGAAAAACTCGGCTTTACCGGGCGTGGGGAAGGGATTGCCTGTGAAGCGGTGGCGCTACTCATTAAGGCAACGAAATGA
- the cysC gene encoding adenylyl-sulfate kinase, with amino-acid sequence MALHDENVVWHAHPVTPQQREQHHGHRGVVLWFTGLSGSGKSTVAGALEEALHQRGVSTYLLDGDNVRHGLCSDLGFSEADRKENIRRVGEVANLMVDAGLVVLTAFISPHRAERQTVRERVGSGRFIEVFVDTPLAICEARDPKGLYKKARAGELRNFTGIDSVYEAPESPEIHLNGEQLVTNLVGQLLDLLREGDMIRS; translated from the coding sequence ATGGCGCTGCATGACGAAAACGTCGTCTGGCATGCGCATCCCGTAACACCGCAACAGCGTGAGCAACACCACGGTCACCGTGGTGTCGTTCTGTGGTTTACCGGGCTTTCCGGCTCGGGTAAATCCACGGTGGCGGGGGCGCTGGAAGAGGCGCTGCATCAACGCGGTGTGAGCACCTACCTGTTGGATGGCGACAATGTACGCCACGGGTTGTGCAGCGATCTCGGCTTTAGCGAAGCCGATCGCAAAGAGAACATCCGTCGGGTGGGCGAAGTCGCGAATCTGATGGTCGATGCCGGACTGGTGGTGTTGACGGCGTTTATTTCGCCGCATCGCGCCGAACGGCAGACGGTACGTGAACGCGTCGGGAGCGGGCGCTTTATCGAAGTCTTCGTGGATACCCCCCTGGCGATCTGTGAAGCGCGCGATCCGAAAGGGTTGTACAAAAAAGCACGGGCGGGAGAGTTGCGCAATTTCACCGGCATTGACTCTGTTTACGAAGCGCCTGAATCACCAGAAATTCACCTGAATGGTGAACAATTAGTAACAAATTTAGTCGGCCAATTATTAGATCTACTGAGAGAGGGCGATATGATCAGATCCTGA
- the cysN gene encoding sulfate adenylyltransferase subunit CysN produces the protein MNIALAQQIANEGGVEAWMVAQQHKSLLRFLTCGSVDDGKSTLIGRLLHDTRQIYEDQLSSLHNDSKRHGTQGEKLDLALLVDGLQAEREQGITIDVAYRYFSTEKRKFIIADTPGHEQYTRNMATGASTCDLAILLIDARKGVLDQTRRHSFISTLLGIKHLVVAINKMDLVDFSEETFVRIREDYLTFAEQLPGNLDIRFVPLSALEGDNVASQSVNMRWYSGPTLLEMLETVEIQRVVDTQPMRFPVQYVNRPNLDFRGYAGTLASGSVKVGQRIKVLPSGVESSVARIVTLDGDLLEAHAGEAITLVLKDEIDISRGDLLLDAGETLPAVQRAAIDVVWMAEQPLSAGQSYDIKIAGKKTRARVDHVQYQVDINHLTQREVENLPLNGIGLVNFTFDEPLALESYQQNPVTGGLIIIDRLSNVTVGAGMVRQPLAESVSTPSEFSAFELELNALVRRHFPHWGARDLLGGQ, from the coding sequence ATGAACATCGCACTTGCACAACAAATCGCTAATGAAGGCGGCGTCGAAGCCTGGATGGTCGCCCAACAACATAAAAGTCTGCTGCGCTTTTTAACCTGCGGTAGCGTGGACGACGGTAAAAGTACGCTGATCGGTCGATTGCTGCACGATACGCGCCAGATTTATGAAGATCAGCTTTCTTCGCTGCATAATGACAGCAAACGTCACGGTACGCAGGGCGAGAAACTCGATCTGGCGTTGCTGGTGGATGGCCTGCAGGCCGAGCGCGAGCAGGGGATCACGATTGACGTGGCCTACCGCTATTTCTCTACCGAGAAACGCAAATTTATCATTGCTGATACCCCTGGCCATGAGCAGTACACCCGTAATATGGCGACAGGCGCCTCAACCTGCGATCTGGCGATCTTACTGATCGATGCCCGTAAAGGGGTATTGGATCAGACCCGTCGCCACAGTTTCATCTCTACGTTGTTGGGGATCAAACACCTGGTGGTCGCCATCAACAAAATGGATCTGGTGGATTTCAGCGAAGAGACATTTGTCCGTATTCGTGAAGATTACCTGACGTTTGCCGAACAGTTGCCGGGCAATCTGGATATTCGCTTTGTCCCGCTCTCTGCGCTGGAAGGCGATAACGTGGCATCTCAGAGTGTGAACATGCGGTGGTACAGTGGTCCGACGCTGTTGGAAATGCTGGAAACGGTCGAAATTCAGCGCGTGGTCGATACCCAGCCGATGCGTTTCCCGGTGCAGTATGTGAACCGCCCGAATCTGGATTTTCGCGGTTACGCCGGAACACTCGCCTCGGGTAGCGTAAAGGTTGGTCAGCGCATCAAAGTGCTGCCCTCCGGCGTTGAATCCAGCGTGGCGCGCATTGTGACCTTAGACGGAGACTTACTGGAAGCGCATGCGGGTGAAGCCATCACCCTGGTGCTGAAGGATGAGATCGACATCAGTCGCGGTGACCTGCTGCTTGATGCCGGCGAAACATTACCTGCGGTACAGCGCGCCGCCATTGATGTGGTATGGATGGCGGAGCAGCCGCTGTCGGCGGGGCAGAGTTATGATATTAAGATTGCCGGGAAAAAGACCCGCGCCCGTGTTGATCATGTTCAATATCAGGTTGATATCAATCATCTGACCCAGCGCGAGGTAGAAAACCTGCCGCTGAATGGCATCGGCCTGGTGAATTTTACCTTCGATGAACCCCTGGCCCTGGAGAGCTATCAGCAAAACCCGGTGACCGGGGGGCTTATCATTATTGATCGCCTGAGTAATGTGACCGTCGGAGCAGGCATGGTACGCCAACCGCTCGCGGAGTCTGTCTCAACACCGTCTGAATTCAGCGCGTTTGAGCTGGAACTGAATGCATTGGTTCGCCGTCACTTCCCGCACTGGGGTGCGCGTGATTTGCTGGGAGGCCAATAA
- a CDS encoding DUF3561 family protein — MRNSHNITITTSDTFTAEDETTWSLPGAVVGFVSWLLALGFPFLIYGSNSLFFFLYTWPFFLALMPVAVVVGIALHSLMKGKLLFSVISTLLTVGAMFGALFLWLLG; from the coding sequence ATGCGTAATAGCCATAACATTACTATCACAACGTCAGATACGTTCACAGCCGAAGACGAAACCACCTGGTCGTTACCCGGGGCCGTTGTCGGTTTCGTGTCGTGGTTGCTGGCGTTGGGTTTCCCTTTCCTCATTTATGGCTCTAACTCGCTGTTTTTCTTTCTTTATACCTGGCCCTTCTTTCTCGCGCTCATGCCCGTTGCCGTGGTGGTAGGCATTGCCCTGCATTCACTGATGAAAGGCAAGCTGCTGTTCAGTGTTATCTCAACCTTGTTAACCGTCGGCGCGATGTTTGGCGCATTGTTCCTGTGGCTGCTGGGGTAG
- the ispD gene encoding 2-C-methyl-D-erythritol 4-phosphate cytidylyltransferase, producing MAATFLDVCAVVPAAGFGRRMQTECPKQYLSIGDKTILEHSVHALLAHPRVSRVVIAISPGDSRFAQLPLAQHPQITVVDGGNERADSVLAGLQAVGEAQWVLVHDAARPCLHQDDLARLLALSETSRTGGILAAPVRDTMKRAEPGKTAIAHTVERTDLWHALTPQFFPRELLHDCLTRALNEGATITDEASALEYCGYHPALVEGRADNIKVTRPEDLALAEFYLTRTIHQENA from the coding sequence ATGGCAGCCACTTTTTTGGACGTTTGCGCCGTGGTGCCGGCTGCCGGATTTGGCCGTCGGATGCAAACGGAATGTCCTAAGCAGTACCTCTCAATCGGTGATAAAACCATTCTTGAACACTCGGTTCATGCGCTATTGGCGCATCCCCGGGTGTCACGCGTTGTCATTGCAATCAGTCCCGGCGACAGTCGCTTTGCGCAACTGCCTTTGGCGCAACATCCGCAGATTACGGTCGTCGATGGCGGCAATGAGCGCGCAGACTCCGTGCTCGCCGGGTTGCAAGCCGTCGGTGAAGCGCAGTGGGTGCTGGTACATGACGCCGCCAGACCCTGTCTGCACCAGGACGATCTCGCCCGCCTGCTCGCCCTCAGTGAAACCAGCCGTACGGGAGGCATCCTTGCCGCGCCAGTACGCGACACCATGAAACGCGCCGAGCCGGGTAAAACGGCCATTGCGCATACCGTGGAGCGTACCGATTTATGGCATGCGTTAACCCCGCAATTTTTCCCTCGCGAGCTGTTGCACGATTGCCTGACCCGCGCGCTCAATGAAGGCGCGACCATCACCGATGAAGCCTCAGCGCTGGAATATTGTGGTTATCATCCTGCGCTTGTTGAAGGACGCGCTGATAATATTAAAGTGACCCGTCCGGAAGATTTGGCGCTGGCTGAATTCTATTTGACCCGAACCATCCACCAGGAGAATGCATAA